Within Corynebacterium jeddahense, the genomic segment AGCTCGTACTCGTCCAGCTCCGCCTCGGGCAGGTCGGAGTAACCGATGGACTTCCGTAGTTCGTAGATGCCCAACGCCGCTGCAAGGCTGCCGAGCATCCACAACAAGTTCGAAAGACCCTGCGCGGGGAAATGAAGCGCGGCTGCCAGAATCAGGGCGGCGATTGCACCATCCCCTATTCGCATCGCGCGCTTGCGCTGGGCCACGGTTGCAGGGACAGGGGTGAGCGTCATTTCGTGTCCTTTCGGTACATCTCGGTCGACATTGGGCTGAACTCGGTTCTAGAAAAGACTGCCTCCACGGGGAGGTTGAATACCTCGCACACCCGAAACGCGAGGCTCAGACTCGGGTTGTGGTTGCCGCGCTCCAAGGCGCCGATTGTTTGAACGTTGACATCTACCGCGTCGGCGAGTTGCTGACGCGACATGTCCCTCTCGACCCGCAGCAATTTCACCCGGTTGAATAGCGGATCACTTGCAGACTTCTTTAGGGGCATGCGTCGAAGTATTGTATAAACACAACATACTGTCAAGAGTTCGTAGTAGATCCTGGGTACACGCAGTGACTAGCCCGGCATCGGATCGTTGTTGTTAAGGGATTGGTTGAGATACCCGCTATGCGTACGTCCCTTCTGGCCGGCTTTGTCGCCGCATCCGTCGTGTTCGCCTCCATCAATGCAGCCCCGGTAATGGCTCAGACCGACACCCCCGACCCGGCTGCGTCCACCCCCGCCGAGAACACGGGAAACACCGAAAATAAGGCCGACGGGAACAAAGACGACGGCGCGATGGACGCGAATGCTCCCGCCGACGCAGCCGCAGCGTTAATCGACACCCGAAACGCGTTCCGGGAACTCTCGGCCGCCACCGGCCAGGACGGCGAGGGTTCGTCACTGGAAGCCCTGGACCGGGATCCGGAGAACGATCCGCTATACATCGACCCGGAAAAGAATCCGCTGAAGAAGGTTTCCAGCTCGGAGATGTTCCTCAGCGTCACGGGCGAGCCGGCAGAGGGGGAGGAACCGGACGTCGCTCAAGCGTGGGCGGCAAATTCCTCCATCCCGGATACGGCGAACCCGGTTGAGCTGTGGAAGCAGGAGGCCCAGGGCTCCGCGATGATGTCTTCGGGGCTTTTCAACGGCGATTTCGCGCAGAGTTCCGCCGGATCTTCCCAGGCTACTTCGGTTATCATCCCGGTAATGATCGGCGTCGCGGTCATCGGCCAGATCATTGAGCTGATCATGCGCGGCGTGCGCATGGCTACGCGCTAACTCCCGTTCTCCCCATTCGTGTGGCAACTTTCGAGGGCGAGCCGACGCGCTCGGCGGTCACCGACAAGAACGGCGACTGGAAGATCGAGGGCCTGAACCCGAACAAGGAGTGCGCTGTCCGCTTTATCAAGCCGGAAGGCTGGGAAGTCACGGGCAAGGTGCCGGGTTCGGTCAGTTGCAGCAGATGGCTGCGGATCCGGATGTGCAGCGCTTCGGCACGATTGCTGCTGGTGTGATTGGCCTGATTGCTGCTGGTGCGGTGATTTACGACTGGTGCTCGAATGAGCCTGGTGAGGCGTTCACGGTGGTGAAGGGCTCGTCTGGTGCGGGCTCGTCGGATAGGGGTGACGCTGGGAAGTCGCCGGCGCCGACCACGGTGGCGACCACGGTGGCCCCGACTACCACGCGGACGACCGCCCGCACTCGGCGCTAACCATTGCCGGTGAACGAAACCCGGCCTGACGCTTTCCGGCGTCGGGCCGGGTTTCACTTCGTCTTATCCCTGTCTGAAATTTCGGTTAAATCTTCGAAAATGCTGGAAGAATCGTTATAGACGGGTGTATATTCTCGGTTAACCCCGCTTTCACGTCGCTGCGTTCCTGGCCGACTGGAGTGGGTCCCATTAACCCGCTTGCGATGTGGAGGCCGATATGAGCGAGAAGAACACGACGAGGAACAACCGCGTGCGCAAGAACGTCGCCGCAGTAATCAGCTCCGTTGCCCTAGCGTGCGGCAGCGTGGCGGTGCCGGCGGTGGCGCCGCAGTTCGCGACGGCGGCGCGGGCGGCTGACACGGACCACAGCTGGGATGACGTCGATGCTCCGGAATTTAACGTCGGGGTATCTATTGCCGCGGATAAGGAGATCCCAACAGGCAGCTTCAATTACATATTGGAATACGACGTGGAAGCTCCTCGGCCGGCGAGGGAGGAGCAACCTGGGGAATCCAATCTGCGCGATTTGAAGGTTTGGTTGCGACTGCCCGATGGGAAGACCGAACTCGACAGAGATCCTCAGCCGTCCGATTTCCGATGGGCGAGTGGTCAGACGAGGCCAATTTATTCCGTAGAGAAGACCGGCGATGAGTGGCTAATCTGGTTCGGCGAGCCGCGAACGAACCAGAATGGAACGACCTACACCGAAATTACCGACGGTGACCGTCTTGTGGGCGCGACTCTTCCTGCTCATGTTGTCGATGGAAAGACGGGCCCATTTGAAGCAGTAGGTGGCGCTTACGGATTCATTCTTCCTGCTACCGGATGGACGCAGCCGTACAGCGACTTGCTTTACAAAGCAAATGACACTGGCTATCAGGGAGAGCGAGTCCAGTTTCACACAACTCCTGACCCGTGCCGGGCTGAGATGTGGGTTGTGTCGGAGCTAAAGGGTGGCGGTTACGGTGAAAAATTGGTTCAGCTGTTTCTAGGCACAAACGATCCAGACATCTCACTGGTGCCGGGCGCTTTCTCCATCAAAGTCACCGATCCGGAAGGCTACGACATCACCGATGAAGTGATGCGGAAGGCAACCGCAGCAATTCCAGATCAAACGAGGCCGCTAAAGGAATACACAGGGGTCCCCGACCCGCAGTGGCTGAAAGTCTGGCAGTGGCCATTCACCTATTCGAGCAACGTCACGGCCCCGGAAATGTGGGTCAGATCCGGAACCACTATTGAGATCCATCAGCTGGTCGAAAGTAGTTCTTGCCAATTCGGTGCCGGCGATCGCGCTCTCGCACATTTCGTCTCACTGCGACCGCCGATTGAAGCTGAAGCAGAGGCGCAGCTTAAATTCGGTGCTGCCGCCTCCCTCGGAGACCGCGTGTGGGTGGATGCGAACCGGAACGGTGTTCAGGATGCCGACGAGACCGCCGGC encodes:
- a CDS encoding helix-turn-helix transcriptional regulator; protein product: MPLKKSASDPLFNRVKLLRVERDMSRQQLADAVDVNVQTIGALERGNHNPSLSLAFRVCEVFNLPVEAVFSRTEFSPMSTEMYRKDTK